A segment of the Trifolium pratense cultivar HEN17-A07 linkage group LG7, ARS_RC_1.1, whole genome shotgun sequence genome:
GACTGAAGAATTTGGGGATAAAAATTCTGAAGAATTGGAAATTAAGCAACCTAGTGTAGACGACGACGTCGTTTTAGAGAAGAAAgagaataagaaaaagaaaaataagagaattgACGACGGTGATGGAAGTGAGAAGAAGCTTAAAGAATCCAATAAAAGAAAAGCCGAGAAGGTTCACTCGcgttttttgttgaaaattgaTTTACTAATTGTTACTGATTTACTAATTTTCCGATGAATTTTGATTTAACAGGAAAGACGGGAAAATCTCAAAAAGCTTCGAGCTGAATCTCAGAGACTTCTTCGAGGTGtgaatgatttttcaattttattgtttctattgtttttgttttgagttTCTGATAACTCACATAGTTCTCACTTTGAATTGGCTAGAAACAAGAGATGCTGCATTTAAACCTGTTCCTTTGGTTCAGAAGCCGATTTCGTCTATACTGGATAAAATTCGAAAGAGAAAATTAGAGTTCTTAAAGAAGTAGGTGGATTTAaatcaatattttcttttagcATGTGCTTAATTTGGattttcattttagtcaaaCACTAATGCATACCTGTGTTGGGTTTCAGATCTAATGTTTCTtttgatgataatgatgatgatgatatccCTGTGGATATTGATTCTGAGCCTCTCGGTCAGAGTGAGGAGATAACTAATAAGATTGAAAATGTTGAGCTCAAAGAAACACCAGCTTCATGTCAGGAAGTCACAGAGAATGATTTAAGCACGCCACATATTGATGGATCGGTTAATGATGCGGAACATTCGAGCCGTGAAAGCATACCTTCTCCCGTGGTTAGTCATTATTCCAGCTTGTTATACAAGGCTATTTGACATTTCGTCATCTAAGAGTAGAAAATGTTATTCCGATGCATTGATTTATATGTGAGTGGAAACCATTATTTATATAACTGTATCTGCTATCACTATATTTTGAATGTATTAAGCAGTGCAATGTTGGCCTATAATTGAGACATTTGAAATCCTTAAGTTTTAAGGTATAGGTATAGCAGATATCAACTActataattttgttatttttgccCTTGAAATCTTTGTGCTAGTTTATTATTGGGGAGATGTTTTTTGCCATGTTCATTCATATGGCATCTAAATCATTGCTTACGTTGGGTTTCAGGCTGTGGGTTCAGAATCTGTACATGCATTTCGAGCTCCTGTTGATGATACTCAGGTTTTCTGTTACCCATTTATTCCAACTTTTTCCTTTAAATGTAGATTTTGTTTACCAAGTGTTTGTTTGTCTTTTATTTCTAGGATCTCTTTTCTGATTCTGAAATAAACGAAATTAAAGAAGAGGCTTTAAATGCGAAGTTGAATAAGCCTTCGGAAGAGGTGTTTGCCCCATCTATGCTTGCGATGAACTTGAAATTTGATTCTGCTCCTCTTGATGATGATATGTAAGTGTTTATTTGTTTCTTCCTTTGTTATCTTCAGATTTAGTCACATATTGTCCTCACATAAACATTTCATTGCTTTATTTATTGTCACCACTTGTTTCATTGTTGTTGATGCTATATTGCTACTATATGGTTGCCATTTTGGATTTTTGTGTTCGAGAATATTGACATGTAATGATGACCTGTGTATATCTTTTTCTTTGATGAATTGTGGCCTTTTAATTCTGCCACAGTGGAGGACTCTTTACTTTTGCCTTCCATTGTTCTGGAAGTTAAAAATGATAACCATTCCTTTTCTCCAGCTCTTCTGATGATGAGGAGAATGTTAGGGAGAACATAGTACCACATTTACCTGGATCAACTGACTCTACTTTACCTCCAAACGGTGACCCTGTTAAGGCTTTTGTTGATGAAGAAGCCGAAGAGGAAGATGACAGTGACAATGATTTACAACGGTTCCAAGATAATGAAGAAGGtgaggatgatgatgatattgagGAGCTTAATGATATGATAGCAACTGGATATGAAGAAGATCCAATTGATAGAGAAAAGCGTGACCAACTCCATCAGCAATGGCTTGAGCAGCAGGATACAACTGGGATGGATAGTCTACTTCAGAAACTTAATTGTGGTTCAAGATTGAAAGAATCTGATGATGAACAGGAAGACGAGGAAAGTAAAGAAACAGATAATGAATCTGACAATGAATCTAACGATGAAGCTGAAGACTTCACTGCTCCATCTGATGCTGTGAAGATCAATCTGAAAAAGATGAAGCAGATGATCCCGCAGATGTTTACGGATAAAGACGAACCATATGTATCATCTGATGAGGAAACTGAGGAGAGGCTAGCTAAACAGTGCCTCTCTTATAGAGTTGTGAGTTCTCATTTCTCAGCTATTATAGTAAATGTATTACAGTCactttgattttgatagaaGTTTATTGCATTTCCATCTTTGCACACACTAAGCAACTCTTGTGATGAAATGGTgattaattttgttgtttttctattttgtaaCGTGCAACAGGAGGAGAAAGCTCAATTCTTTTCACCGGCTGAAGATGAAAGCAGCAGGGGAGTTTTCAATCTC
Coding sequences within it:
- the LOC123893591 gene encoding RNA polymerase-associated protein LEO1 isoform X2, with protein sequence MDSDDDFQPLPSSPIVERKLKRLKKASRVSENPPPSSPPIKFPQFENNSALEDSIAGSATEIESLVDKNVTETVEEDDLGAKRVLEFDSVDYELDEKVTEKTTEEFGDKNSEELEIKQPSVDDDVVLEKKENKKKKNKRIDDGDGSEKKLKESNKRKAEKERRENLKKLRAESQRLLRETRDAAFKPVPLVQKPISSILDKIRKRKLEFLKKSNVSFDDNDDDDIPVDIDSEPLGQSEEITNKIENVELKETPASCQEVTENDLSTPHIDGSVNDAEHSSRESIPSPVAVGSESVHAFRAPVDDTQDLFSDSEINEIKEEALNAKLNKPSEEVFAPSMLAMNLKFDSAPLDDDISSDDEENVRENIVPHLPGSTDSTLPPNGDPVKAFVDEEAEEEDDSDNDLQRFQDNEEGEDDDDIEELNDMIATGYEEDPIDREKRDQLHQQWLEQQDTTGMDSLLQKLNCGSRLKESDDEQEDEESKETDNESDNESNDEAEDFTAPSDAVKINLKKMKQMIPQMFTDKDEPYVSSDEETEERLAKQCLSYRVEEKAQFFSPAEDESSRGVFNLIKKLNVVPDTKRKGRTPSIFEMPHIGQKTNISSKSSFVGRASNQFVPSSKKHGTSKVRSSFIFGRDDSNSRLSLLISEDSSDTIVRESQAPKVASAKFQRSTQIKYTTSNSKSQESKVSLLEVLRRSSHQTERCVQNAAGVKQNESVFEAFKLRRKSIKTGDRV
- the LOC123893591 gene encoding RNA polymerase-associated protein LEO1 isoform X1; its protein translation is MDSDDDFQPLPSSPIVERKLKRLKKASRVSENPPPSSPPIKFPQFENNSALEDSIAGSATEIESLVDKNVTETVEEDDLGAKRVLEFDSVDYELDEKVTEKTTEEFGDKNSEELEIKQPSVDDDVVLEKKENKKKKNKRIDDGDGSEKKLKESNKRKAEKERRENLKKLRAESQRLLRETRDAAFKPVPLVQKPISSILDKIRKRKLEFLKKSNVSFDDNDDDDIPVDIDSEPLGQSEEITNKIENVELKETPASCQEVTENDLSTPHIDGSVNDAEHSSRESIPSPVAVGSESVHAFRAPVDDTQDLFSDSEINEIKEEALNAKLNKPSEEVFAPSMLAMNLKFDSAPLDDDISSDDEENVRENIVPHLPGSTDSTLPPNGDPVKAFVDEEAEEEDDSDNDLQRFQDNEEGEDDDDIEELNDMIATGYEEDPIDREKRDQLHQQWLEQQDTTGMDSLLQKLNCGSRLKESDDEQEDEESKETDNESDNESNDEAEDFTAPSDAVKINLKKMKQMIPQMFTDKDEPYVSSDEETEERLAKQCLSYRVVSSHFSAIIEEKAQFFSPAEDESSRGVFNLIKKLNVVPDTKRKGRTPSIFEMPHIGQKTNISSKSSFVGRASNQFVPSSKKHGTSKVRSSFIFGRDDSNSRLSLLISEDSSDTIVRESQAPKVASAKFQRSTQIKYTTSNSKSQESKVSLLEVLRRSSHQTERCVQNAAGVKQNESVFEAFKLRRKSIKTGDRV